A single region of the Plasmodium reichenowi strain SY57 chromosome 9, whole genome shotgun sequence genome encodes:
- a CDS encoding hypothetical protein (conserved Plasmodium protein, unknown function): MSLEILLHNVKCENIKGVLENFFTQYVPLSFEIIKLKKTKKYNEALKIIKEKEHILINECFYVLSNIILAILKGKLKIEHIDRKNIHHLIYIWFIPLSLNDKSKGLCNLMRKFHSMLIENGNIYNNINYNNYNNNDDILTFRGIYFSEWIILTLNKIFNSLISEEEKIPIENWTFIIDLMKMVYVDKNIILEYVQKQNDYVFFPYDMENTHYKIKKYNYEEKNMNVDHSMGYINLNQSISRYEEKKNEEDISHFECTNTLLFTNILKDYYKNPHKVTKTYFSFPHVFFNCIIKGLNDEDVKRKLYVYNHIIPKELNEDGFYKNIITTCVFIFFHIKEFNDIIEYEKVIYLLKKIINLNLTDTFSSVLFYFILNADMDKEKTTDEYHKVINNCNITEDENKKICSSKKSTYISNLYTKGEFIEVSNKEINYLLNTNYIIENIFYYLHLYNGEKECKILLTSLLNYIRPFIKLIEDNKNENLNNMSNKLLYICIYNEKIYVLLNILINIVFLYNWNYFFIEQFFNPTSKYCFGLCYGICILDIINHIIYRNSLTVFSLFKNFEMKKKKILMYISRMKVEDGGGKKKKKKSYLELINELGEKSNMKGEFEKKMEKESSPSKKKNYPFEDNENIFDENEVELILIQFLQDIFIYILDNFNYSLENMGEDTFFSIVLSKLLHTFSVRLKDINKVIISNYYNFEILSKAELYLYKINIYNTQRFDSITKMIQYLFHCNNEVSLYCGQIIAEYFKKYMTSQMLKERREKKKEKKKKKKKKKKNEYDKHNINATNLDNKDNNYNNDIQCSSSDTSDDEKVLFPNLQKDLDCIPKDVLCFKTIEQGDILFLENFILSKEDIDPFEKDEYSMKRMDDIFQFNDNMINNDKCLNKKEEMSQNFLDGSECSSDIIHDTSYDAGNDINIIYEDEVKNKHNKKNNNNNNNNNNDNDRFVNTLQCDVYRNGVVLPNNDMIKHADNIIDNDMYNLEEKEFLVKLLQENEYYLNMEVNKNMYIDPSEDLFECLNRLNNKANYIERNNIEDNNHDILRLNEKNENYEEANFRLCQTIIILPKIIKECDILTYISVDMYKVLFSINNITCNNKNEDYIMTYKLFAIVLLCIHSPIEICKYMFNNIYNNIYDNIQKMLMILCFQLTALYLSSRIKLDEIYSYIKNINKTMNISERLIKGNKMMDSKTNNKIDLLDRYWKNMCKEINHFDEEENIQIQKDEVEEEIADVDVEKRIHVCSIENFNKSCCLVNKKKIHKFIDLCNIYFSGVYTTLFSFKIKKEMSKIDYDEYRIRKYYSEDFTLTTYLLSSYNTFLNCCNNVYLYLEDIIQDGFSLVHVFIQSDKFMIRRACCKLLYDMINIIFCKKMFYILKNRNYEIYAYYENVMNYISNIIKQERDSLSYEYMKQILSIYQTIKI; the protein is encoded by the coding sequence atgaGTTTGGAAATTTTGTTACATAACGTAAAGTGCGAGAATATTAAGGGTGTATTAGAAAACTTTTTCACACAATATGTTCCCTTAAGttttgaaataataaaactgaaaaaaacaaagaaatataatgaagcgttaaagataataaaagaaaaagaacatatattaattaatgaatgtttttatgttttatcaaatattattttagCTATATTAAAGggaaaattaaaaatagaaCATATAGATAGAAAGAATATCCAccatttaatttatatatggtTTATTCCTTTGTCCCTTAATGATAAAAGTAAAGGTTTATGTAATTTAATGAGAAAATTCCATAGTATGTTGATAGAAAatggaaatatatataataatataaattataataattataataataatgatgatatttTAACTTTTCGTGGTATATATTTCAGTGAATGGATTATACTTACTTTGAATAAAATTTTCAATTCCCTTATTTcagaagaagaaaaaattcCCATTGAAAACTGGACCTTTATCATTGATCTTATGAAAATGGTATAtgttgataaaaatataatacttgaatatgtacaaaaacaaaatgattATGTATTCTTTCCATATGATATGGAAAACACacattataaaataaaaaaatataactaTGAAGAAAAGAACATGAATGTAGACCATAGTATGGGGTATATAAATCTGAATCAAAGTATATCTAGatatgaagaaaagaaaaatgaagaagataTATCTCATTTTGAATGTACTAACACATTACTATTTACAAACATATTAAAGgattattataagaatCCTCATAAGGTAACCAAAACGTACTTTTCCTTTCCTCATGTGTTTTTTAATTGTATAATAAAGGGACTAAACGATGAAGATGTAAAgagaaaattatatgtttataatcatattattcCTAAAGAATTAAATGAGGATggattttataaaaatattattactacaTGTGTATTCAtcttttttcatataaaagaatttaatgatattatagaatatgaaaaagttatatatttattgaagaaaataataaatttaaacTTAACAGATACCTTTTCATCtgttcttttttattttatcttaAATGCTGATATGGACAAGGAAAAAACGACTGATGAATATCATAAAGTTATAAATAATTGTAACATAACAgaagatgaaaataaaaaaatatgttcatcaaaaaaaagtacatatatatctaaTCTTTATACGAAAGGGGAATTCATAGAGGTATCAAATAAggaaataaattatttattaaatacaaattatattattgaaaatattttttattatcttcatttgTATAATGGTGAAAAGGAGTGTAAAATTCTTTTAACAAGTTTATTAAATTACATACGTccttttataaaattaatcgaagataataaaaatgaaaatcTTAATAATATGAGTAATAAgttgttatatatatgtatatataatgagaagatatatgttcttttgaatattttgataaatattgtatttttgtataactggaattattttttcatagAACAATTTTTTAATCCTACTTCAAAATATTGTTTCGGATTATGTTATGGAATATGTATACTTGacataataaatcatataatatatcgCAATTCACTTACCGTTTTTTCactttttaaaaactttgaaatgaagaaaaagaaaattttaatgTATATTTCGAGAATGAAGGTTGAGGATGGGgggggaaaaaaaaaaaaaaaaaaaagttacCTAGAGCTAATCAACGAATTGGGTGAAAAAAGTAATATGAAAGGAgaatttgaaaaaaaaatggaaaaagAATCGAGCCCgtcaaaaaaaaaaaattatccttttgaagataatgaaaatatatttgatgAAAATGAGGTTGAATTGATTTTAATACAATTTTTAcaagatatatttatttatatattagataattttaattatagTTTGGAGAACATGGGTGAAGATACTTTCTTTTCGATTGTTTTAAGTAAATTATTGCATACATTTAGTGTACGTTTGAaggatataaataaagtGATTATTTccaattattataattttgaaattttatcaaaagcggaattgtatttatataaaattaatatatataatactcAAAGATTTGATAGTATAACCAAAATGAttcaatatttatttcattgTAATAATGAGGTATCATTATATTGTGGACAAATAATAGCTGAATATTTCAAGAAATACATGACTAGCCAAATGCTTAAAGAAagaagagaaaaaaaaaaagaaaaaaaaaaaaaaaaaaaaaaaaaaaaaaaaaatgaatatgataaacataatattaatgcTACAAATTTAGATAAcaaagataataattataataatgatatcCAATGTAGTAGTAGTGATACTTCTGATGATGAGAAAGTCCTTTTCCCTAACTTACAAAAAGATTTAGACTGTATACCAAAAGATGTTTTATGTTTTAAGACTATTGAACAGGgtgatatattatttttggagaattttattttaagTAAGGAGGATATAGATCCGTTTGAAAAGGATGAATATTCGATGAAGCGGATGGATGATATTTTCCAatttaatgataatatgataaataatgataaatgtttaaataaaaaagaagaaatgTCCCAAAATTTTTTGGATGGTTCTGAATGTTCATCGGATATAATACATGATACTAGTTATGATGCTGgtaatgatataaatataatttatgaAGATGAAGtcaaaaataaacataacaaaaaaaataataataataataataataataataatgataatgatagATTTGTAAATACTTTGCAATGTGATGTTTATAGGAATGGAGTTGTATTACCTAACAATGATATGATAAAACATGCtgataatataatagaCAATGATATGTACAATTTGGAGGAAAAGGAATTTCTAGTAAAATTACTACaagaaaatgaatattatttaaatatggAAGTAAATAAGAATATGTATATAGATCCTTCAGAAGATTTATTTGAATGTTTGAATAGgttaaataataaagcAAATTATATAGAAAGAAACAATATAGAAGATAATAATCACGATATATTAAGATTAAATgagaaaaatgaaaattatgAAGAAGCAAATTTTCGATTGTGCCAAactattataatattaccAAAAATAATTAAGGAGTGCGATATATTAACTTATATAAGTGTTGATATGTATAAAGTGTTGTTttcaataaataatattacatgtaataataaaaatgaagattATATTATGACATATAAGCTATTTGCTATAGTTTTATTGTGTATACATAGTCCTATagaaatatgtaaatatatgtttaacaatatatataataatatttacgATAACATTCAAAAAATGTTAATGATATTGTGCTTTCAACTGACGGCTTTATATTTAAGCAGTAGGATCAAATTAGATGAAATATATAgctatataaaaaatataaataaaacgATGAACATTTCAGAAAGGTTAATAAAAGGTAATAAAATGATGGATAgtaaaacaaataataagatAGATTTATTAGACAGATATTGGAAAAATATGTGTAAAgaaataaatcattttgatgaagaagaaaatatacaGATACAGAAGGATGAAGTAGAAGAAGAAATAGCGGACGTAGATGTAGAAAAAAGAATTCATGTATGTTCAAtagaaaattttaataaatcatgTTGTTTagttaataaaaagaagataCATAAGTTTATAgatttatgtaatatatattttagcGGAGTATATACCACGTTATTTagttttaaaataaaaaaagaaatgtCTAAAATAGATTATGATGAATATAGGattagaaaatattattctGAAGATTTTACTTTAACCACATATTTACtatcatcatataataCGTTTTTAAATTGTTGTAATAAcgtatatttatatctgGAGGATATAATACAAGATGGTTTTTCACTTGTCCATGTTTTTATTCAAAGTGATAAATTTATGATAAGAAGAGCATGttgtaaattattatatgatatgataaatataattttttgtaaaaaaatgttttatattttgaaaaatcgaaattatgaaatttatgcgtattatgaaaatgtcatgaattatatatcaaatattataaagcAGGAAAGGGATTCCCTATCCTATGAGTATATGAAGCAGATATTAAGCATCTACCAgacaataaaaatttaa
- a CDS encoding hypothetical protein (conserved Plasmodium protein, unknown function) encodes MMEEKAYIKDYEIEKATQRLFLKLKNEKIKEDILRKSINEYKETINIVKNLTKKINYKIIIPFSKLAFYEGEIKYTNNIYQHIGCNTYCERTSENAHKYLQKKLDAYEKKYKIISDDIDKLTKEIQLALELEQTSNINKNNINQDDDDHNSKNVFVRPDGFLEIREEYHSSDEENNKQNVKNEKCNSLSSNNNEIQEKIIKREDDITNININENNKDVERTQHDEKHKIIKNKSLNINKQGLLNIKENYTSSSSEIDD; translated from the coding sequence atgatgGAGGAGAAagcatatataaaagattaCGAAATTGAGAAGGCTACTCAGagattatttttaaaattaaagaatgaaaaaataaaagaagatattttaagaaaatctataaatgaatataaagaaactataaatattgttaaaaatttaacaaagaaaataaattataaaataatcattCCTTTTTCTAAACTAGCTTTTTATGAAGgagaaataaaatatacaaataatatatatcaacATATAGGTTGTAATACATATTGTGAAAGGACTTCAGAAAATGCTCATAAATATCTACAAAAGAAATTAGATGCTTATgaaaaaaagtataaaataatttccGATGATATTGACAAATTAACGAAAGAAATACAACTTGCTTTAGAACTTGAACAAACatcaaatataaataaaaataatattaatcaAGACGATGATGATcataattcaaaaaatgTTTTTGTAAGGCCGGATGGATTCTTAGAAATAAGAGAGGAATATCATAGTAGTGATgaggaaaataataagcagaatgtaaaaaatgagaaatgtaattctttatctagtaataataatgaaattcaagaaaaaattataaaaagagaggatgatataacaaatatcaacataaatgaaaataataaagatgtCGAAAGGACACAACATGATgaaaaacataaaattattaaaaataaatccttaaatattaataaacaGGGATTGCttaatattaaagaaaattatacaaGTAGTAGTAGTGAAATCGATGACTAG
- a CDS encoding hypothetical protein (conserved Plasmodium protein, unknown function): MYNDEIKIIEKEYKAFYLKFEYINQNTFCIHLKKDEIIKEAEEKQKKAVDEDISKEENKQIITDDNTKHKFLLSKYTGKENILIFYIKNHPNYFEILNNTSYHDIKFFENIEQLFNVYCPLSFKNFICQKIHGQFNKNK; this comes from the coding sequence ATGtataatgatgaaataaaaattatagaaaaggaatataaagcattttatttaaaattcgaatatataaatcaaaaCACATTTTGTATACATCTTAAGAAAGatgaaattataaaagaagcagaagaaaaacaaaaaaaagcaGTGGATGAGGACATAAgtaaagaagaaaataaacAAATCATAACAGATGATAATACAAAACATAAATTTCtattatcaaaatatacaggaaaggaaaatatattaatattttatatcaaAAATCATCCAAATTATTTCGAAATACTAAATAATACTTCATATcatgatataaaattttttgaaaatattgaaCAACTTTTTAATGTATATTGTCCTTTgtcatttaaaaattttatatgcCAAAAAATTCACGGacaatttaataaaaataaataa
- a CDS encoding GTPase-activating protein, putative: MSELKPLELEYLDKNVKKKKKEKDEKKKNLNKIFMNRKHSFKKEGSDNTDVHEQNILENDKSDKNDNDIMNNNKDGKSIFHSFSINKIFGEKKKDDPGNNKNVKKGKKSKTKSDISSVNHNPSDKKDEDDIIIDSNTKEKNNGNNNDNIKNVHNNNDNIKNVNNDNNNNDDNMNYNNNNNNDNNNNDDNINYNNNNNDDNMNYNNNDNCYSYDKYNNVHNDCNNEHSGNNPDNNNNNIISVDLENETKFLEDWEVTQKKIYDPTIGLRKHYTNELLSCGEKNNVRILEKWSSMVNRDIVWFHKAHRTTYLRRVKRGIPQKYRWKIWFHITNAKNLYNKFQKKYYYLSKKKSNYTNLILIDISRTFPELLIFDKYAQQQLYRVLNAYSNYEPSVGYCQGMNFLVGLLLIISNFNELETFCVLVSLMNNYYLKDFYKEKFPLLNRFIYLFERIMQNEIPDLVDHFNNEEVYPPVYLHQWLLTLFIASLPIKSVIVIWDYLFSTSIKKIIIISVALLKILKSYLMKHKFEKILKLLKSLKYNESNDDILIAKLLIKKSESIILSNELLYLFENIENQHVPFNSQYKFIIDNITTCHFNHIKESITQMNNTNTINNYHTENDTTNNKDNNNNISNNNNNNNNNNYNNYKRYSHLINEDSNFVILDGVPLLNFFSRNILKKKNEEELKPTSNLKFRDKQKSMSLKETENINTFYYKILSSNQKNQKNQNIHQDAINNSSNDVAYHDVLSSLKESNSVHNISDEEKPNHPNLKHHINKYYTNNIATDNSNDHIDMSVMEQKNQEENINNMNSINNMNSTNNMNSINNMNSINNMNSTNNMNSTNSINNINNINNINYINHIDYINYNNYNNSINSSHASVSKSLNQKPQNDLENMNKTHTKHIANDKENVGEYHMINQNIQNHHMHELNMCDNDHKEDNSQLYHKNDIHIQHSKSNENKSDRNSMSNLKRHAYYFNKEEGQEEITFHHQMNESNIYGDNNINSYKKENEQIKNIKYLNDTKENENIFIHMNNKECHNDEHKHHEDENENENENNLEKEEKEEKEEEEESILNISQYISYNEKETSSKNNNNDNEKNDDNNNFGFFSLINSYAKDNSWFDVSTINKYYQFNKKDADRELDNINSTEKKEYNDTDLVDDAHTF, translated from the coding sequence atgAGTGAATTGAAACCATTGGAACTTGAGTATTTGGATAAgaatgtaaaaaaaaagaaaaaagaaaaagatgaaaaaaaaaaaaatttgaataaaatttttatgaatagAAAACATAGTTTCAAAAAAGAAGGATCTGATAATACAGATGTAcatgaacaaaatatattagaaaatGACAAAAGTGACAAAAATGACAATGatataatgaataataaCAAAGATGGGAAAAGCATTTTTCATTCGTTtagtataaataaaatatttggagagaaaaaaaaggatgaccctggtaataataaaaatgtaaagaAAGGTAAAAAGAGTAAGACAAAAAGTGATATAAGTAGTGTTAATCATAACCCATCCGATAAGAAAGATGAGgatgatattataatagATAGCAACACAAAGGAGAAGAACAACGgcaataataatgataatattaaaaatgtacataataataatgataatattaaaaatgtaaataatgataataataataatgatgataatatgaattataataataataataataatgacaacaataataatgatgataatattaattataataataataataatgatgataatatgaattataataataatgataattgCTATAgttatgataaatataataatgtcCATAATGATTGTAATAATGAACATAGTGGTAATAATCctgataataataataataatataatatctGTGGATTTAGAGAATGAAACAAAATTTTTGGAAGATTGGGAAGTTACgcaaaagaaaatatacGATCCAACTATAGGATTAAGAAAACATTATACGAATGAGCTTTTATCATGTGGAGAAAAGAATAATGTAAGGATATTAGAAAAATGGTCTTCTATGGTTAATAGAGATATTGTATGGTTTCATAAAGCCCATAGAACTACTTATCTAAGAAGAGTAAAAAGAGGAATTCCCCAAAAATATCGATGGAAAATATGGTTCCATATAACAAATGCAAAGAATTTATACAATAAATTTCagaagaaatattattatttatctaaaaagaaatctaattatacaaatttaatattaatagatATATCAAGAACTTTTCCAGAactattaatatttgaTAAATATGCACAACAACAATTATATAGAGTTTTAAATGCATATTCGAATTATGAACCATCTGTTGGATATTGTCAAGGTATGAATTTTTTGGTTGGacttttattaattataagTAATTTTAATGAGTTGGAAACATTTTGTGTATTAGTTAGTTtaatgaataattattatttgaaagATTTTTATAAAGAGAAATTTCCTTTATTAAATcgttttatatatttatttgaaaGAATAATGCAAAATGAAATACCTGATTTAGTAGatcattttaataatgaagaagTATATCCACCAGTCTATTTACATCAATGGCTTTTGACATTATTTATAGCTAGCTTACCTATAAAAAGCGTTATTGTAATATGGGATTATTTATTTAGCACGagtattaaaaaaattatcattatatcTGTAGCActtttgaaaatattaaaaagttatttaatgaaacataaatttgaaaaaatattgaaattattaaaatcattaaaatataatgaaagtaatgatgatatattaatagCTAAATtacttataaaaaaatcGGAATCTATTATTTTAAGTAATGAACTCTTATATCTAtttgaaaatattgaaaatcAACATGTACCATTTAATAGtcaatataaatttataatagaTAATATAACCACATGTCATtttaatcatataaaagaaaGTATTACACAAATgaataatacaaatactattaataattaCCACACAGAAAATGATACAACAAATAATaaggataataataacaacattagtaataataataataataataataataataattataataattataaacGATATAGCCATTTGATTAATGAAGATAGCAATTTTGTTATACTCGATGGAGTTCCTTTActcaattttttttctcgTAATAtcttgaaaaaaaaaaatgaagaagaatTGAAACCTACCTCCAACCTTAAATTTAGAGATAAACAAAAATCGATGTCATTAAAGGAAACAGAAAATATcaatacattttattataaaattttaagtagtaatcaaaaaaatcaaaaaaatcaaaatatacaCCAGGATGCAATTAACAATAGTAGTAATGATGTAGCATATCATGATGTGCTTAGCTCATTAAAAGAAAGTAATTCTgttcataatatatctGATGAGGAAAAGCCAAACCATCCAAATTTAAAACACCATATTAATAAgtattatacaaataatatagcAACGGATAATTCTAATGATCATATTGATATGTCTGTTATGGAACAAAAAAATCAAgaggaaaatataaataatatgaatagtataaataatatgaatagtacaaataatatgaatagtataaataatatgaatagtataaataatatgaatagtacaaataatatgaatagtACAAATAgtataaacaatataaacaatataaacaatattaattatattaatcatattgattatattaattataataattataataatagtataaACAGTTCGCACGCTTCTGTGTCAAAATCTTTAAATCAAAAACCGCAAAATGATCTtgaaaatatgaacaagACACACACCAAACATATAGCAAATGATAAAGAGAATGTTGGAGAATATCATATGATTaatcaaaatatacaaaatcATCACATGCATGAACTTAATATGTGTGATAATGATCATAAAGAGGATAACTCCCAGCTATATCATAAGAACGATATACATATTCAACATTCTAAATCAAATGAAAACAAAAGTGATAGGAATAGTATGAGCAACTTGAAAAGACAtgcatattattttaataaagaaGAGGGACAAGAAGAAATAACATTCCATCATCAAATGAATGAGTCCAACATTTATGGTGATAACAATATCAATTCTTATaagaaagaaaatgaacaaatcaaaaatattaagtATTTGAATGATACTAAGGAGAAcgaaaatatttttatacatatgaataataaagaatGTCATAATGATGAACATAAACATCATGAagatgaaaatgaaaatgaaaatgaaaacaatttagaaaaagaagaaaaagaagaaaaagaagaagaagaagaaagTATTCTTAATATATCTCAATATATTAGttataatgaaaaagaaacttcatcaaaaaataacaacaatgataatgaaaaaaatgatgataataataattttggTTTCTTTAGTCTAATTAATTCATATGCTAAAGATAATAGTTGGTTTGATGTCTCCAccataaataaatattatcaatttaataaaaaggatGCTGATCGAGAACTTgacaatataaatagtactgaaaaaaaggaatataatGATACAGATCTGGTAGACGATGCTCAcacattttaa
- a CDS encoding tubulin-specific chaperone, putative: MNDYVQVDFVHNMFKNKTWKEIKLNKFDSIKNIKKKIYTHTGTLYDNMNLYAYDENDVDNTQVFLSNDEYCLNDYNVKDNYIIYIQEKNKTYSADDIIYNIDDEQKLQKLTHLKYTMNDEEYDKRPDNVRNFLKKLREKNKTQTNLSNQQEENNNKINEHNPIYYSSISNNSFDQELYKIGKRCRIKMGDRRGILKFVGNIKNNHDIYVGVDLDEPLGNSDGMYKKKKLFECKGDKYGYIGNINSIEVGDFPPFDIMDLEEF, translated from the coding sequence ATGAATGATTATGTTCAAGTTGACTTTGTACATAACATGTTTAAGAATAAAACATGGAAAGAAATAAAACTAAATAAGTTCGACAGTATTaagaatataaagaaaaaaatatatacacacaCAGGGActttatatgataatatgaacTTGTATGCCtatgatgaaaatgatgTAGATAATACACAAGTATTTTTGAGTAATGATGAATATTGTTTAAATGATTATAACGTAAAggataattatattatatatatccaagaaaaaaataaaacatacAGTGCAGATGATATTATCTATAATATTGATGATGAACAGAAATTACAAAAGTTAACACACCTAAAATATACAATGAATGATGAAGAATATGATAAGCGACCTGATAATGTTAGAAACTTtctaaaaaaattaagagaaaaaaataaaacacaAACAAACCTATCCAACCAacaagaagaaaataataataaaattaatgaacataatcctatttattattcttcTATATCTAATAACTCCTTTGATcaagaattatataaaataggAAAAAGATGTAGAATTAAAATGGGCGATAGACGAGGAATTCTTAAATTTGTTggtaatataaaaaataatcatgATATTTATGTAGGCGTAGACTTAGATGAACCCTTAGGAAATTCAGATGGcatgtataaaaaaaaaaaattatttgaatGTAAAGGAGATAAGTATGGTTATATAGGTAATATTAATTCTATAGAAGTGGGTGATTTCCCACCCTTCGATATAATGGACTTGGAGGAGTTCTAA
- a CDS encoding hypothetical protein (conserved Plasmodium protein, unknown function) produces MSNDQDLKSSFLQDLKEYSTNDDKKFPEVLKNYITQNIEDQNEAERFLKEFNDSYLKEMNLDELELLCSMILKKKNLSAN; encoded by the exons atgagtAATGATCAGGATTTAAAAAGTTCCTTCTTGCAAGACTTGAAGGAATATTCAACAAATGATGATAAGAAATTTCCTGaagttttaaaaaattatatcaCACAAAATATTGAAGATCAAAATGAAGCTGAAAG attTTTGAAAGAATTTAATGATTCCTActtaaaagaaatgaatCTGGATGAACTTGAACTGTTATGTTCAATGatacttaaaaaaaaaaacttatCAGCAAATTAA